The genomic interval TctgctgtttatttttcttttgatttactCTGCAgaaaacatacaattttaataatttcttgtGCAGGCataatacatttctgtaaaaTCTCCTGTTTAACCTATTACAATAATGCAATATCAAGCATTCAGAATACCTTAAGTatattatacttattttaatgaattgcaACACTTGTTGCAAACATTGAATTTAAGCCTGTGGCGTAAAACCTGCAGCTGAACTAGTTGTCAGGAAAGCATTTTAGCAAAAAATctgtttccagttgaaatgaccCCACTGGTGGTATTAAAACACAGGCAACATTTCTTCTTTTtgacacaaattatgattaaatacataagaTACACAAGATTAATAAAGACTTGTAAGATTTGTAAACTATACCATTGCAATTGCATCTCATAACCAGTTTCATATGTGTCTTTTCTGACGTAAACTTATTTGGTGGCTCACTTGGTAAAGCATTGCTATGTACAAGTCTTGTGAATCACGAGTTATGATGATAAGCTTAAAGAATTGTAAAAGTAGACTAAAATAGCATTGTTGTTTTggcaagtgtgttttttttttcctaatgttGTTATCACTATCAGCAGGGTTTACAGTACACTATTAGAAAAAAAGGTCCAAAAGCTGTCTCTGGGCAGTGCCCTTTTAAAAGCTACTAATATGTACAATTCAGGTAGTAATATGCACCCTTTAGAAGTAAATAAGGTACTTTTGAAATGGTACCaacccagtgacagcttttgtaccttttttctgggTTTATTGTAGGTGGCATGTTATTTTCAAAAGCCCTATTAACACATTTGAAAAGGCAATAACCTTTGTAGTGCACTCATCAGAGATTTCATGTCTGAAATGCGGCGACACGTAAAACACTCAGCCAGGCTTTGAAATGAACACCTACCAACCTACCACTAAATGCAGGTGATAGTCAACCGTGACGGGTAATGCATTTCAACTCACTAGTTAATTTGGCGGAATAAGCAAAGAGGTAAACAGAGTTGCACAATGGACAAGTTGGAACTCTGTAGTTGTTTATGAGTGAACGCACATTGGTTGCACCTCTCGGCATCTGTCAGCAGAGTCCAACTACAGCTCTGGAGGCTGTTCTAAATCCTGCTGCACCACCCTTCTGTGTTttctattaaattacattaataatgatTAAGGACAAATATTTGTGCATACAGTGTATGTGCCAGCAATAGTTGAGTCCAACATGAAAATAAAGGCTGGATCTAACTGCAAACAATTgatatttaaagaagaagtccacttccaaaacaaagattcacatataatttactcaaccccttgtcattcaagatgttcatgtctttctttcttcagttgtaaagaatttttttttttttttttgaggaaaacatttcaggaattttctccatataatgggctgctatggtgcctcgattttgaacttccaaaatgcagtttaaatgcggctgtaaacgatcccagccgagaaagaagggttttatctagcaatacgatcggttattttcataaaaataatacaatttatatacttttttaatgtcaaacggcCAAcatcattttgacggacagggtcaTAAAAATaccgtcataatctattattacctttcattttaattttcaactttataatcattttaattataataacacatttaattgcttttatttttgttcacatttttaatcatgaacctacaggatgacggcacagtgtttaaaaagaacaaaatacgctagggctgtgtaaacaaaaaagcaaaaaactatttctctattttaatagattctcattttaatgaaccaatatcgattcctaaatcccaatcgatcttttggtctgtgctgttttcagctgatgaatgaacagtataCAGTGCgccttccttccaataaatagcaataggcaaagctttgtgttactttggATACGAAACAAagcctcagatttcagattctgtccatttcattaggaaattcaagcaaaaattcagttttggcACTCTTAAATGTGGTGTGATAGATTGTtatagcttctgtgtactcgcctgtgcgtaatcaaacgtgtgggaaaacatttgtgacagtttcgtttttgttctggatcccgtGCTCTGCCACCACACTGAAGCGCACTCGCCActaactggacaggggtgggaattacagctacaatttacaatagattacccgcagtgtaatctgtcaaagtgacggacAACCGTCACTGATGAAAAAAATTTTGGTTAATGCAACCTCCagtataaatgtatgtattggCTGCAACCAGCATAATAAAATGTTGCCAGATTCGGATAAAATTGAAGGTGCTTTTAGTGCCACTTTGTATGTGTCGGGAAACGTGAAGGAAGCAATATAATATCACCAAAGGCACATTTTTCCAATAAGCCTGAGTTGTGTTCTACACAACTTTTGACATAATGTGTccatatgtaaataaaatgactaacaaTTTAAGTCAATACACTCTAAAttcttttttacattaaatctaAATGCTGTATATTCATTCacagtatattatatatgtatacagtatatttacaccataaaagaaatataattaGACTCTCTCTGTCCCTCCCTTCCTCCCTCCCTTTTTGATATGCCTTTTCTCCCCCTTCTTTCACATCTCAAAAGAGTGTATAAATTAGTCTGACCTTTAGGTCTGGAGTCAAAATTTAAGCAAACTGAAAAGGTAAGTTCACTCTTTCAATGatgtgttaatattttttctatatattgATTATAGCATATAGTTGTTAACCTGTtaaatgtttcttctttttattttctatatcaGAAATCTAATCCTCAGGATAAGTCAAGATATTCTAATCTTCAAGATCATATTCGAGCTCCATGTACTTTTGACGGTCATCAAGGAAGagaacagtcttttttttctctctctctcaagaAAAGGATTATCACTTATAATAATCAGTGAATTTTACACCAGTGCACAAGGACAATGAACGCTACAATGTTTCTATATAGTgtacaagaaaaatatatagatgCTTTTGCAAAAAATTTTACCATTGTTCTTCTTGGGGTCATAACTATGAGCATAAATGGAATGTTTgtactgacttttttcagaagtTCAGTTTTATACAATGACCCAcgatacatattatatattcacTTGGTTATCAATGACATGCTGAtggtttttttcagtgtaagtCTTGTTGTGATGGCTTATGCATGGCAAAATGTACCTCTCCCATTCTGTATTTCACTTCTAATAATAACTGCAACTGCTCATAAGAACACTCCTCTGACTTTGGCCGGTATGGCTATTGAGCGTTACATTGCCATCTGCAAACCTCTGCATCACCATCAGATCTGCACAGTGCGGAGGACGTACATCCTTATCTCTCTGATTTGGGGTGTTGGAGTTATACCTGGACTGACTGACCTGATTCTCCTTTCAATTGTTCGTCCTTTATCTGTTTTTTCAACAGCTGCTTCATGTAGTGTAACAATTCTGTATAATACCCCATACCATGAAATACAGAGCAGATTTATGAATGGCCTTTACTCATCTGTTGTGTGGGTAATTCTTGTATTCACATATTGTCAGGTGCTGGTTACAGCCAGAAAGGCCTCCACTGATAAATCCTCAGCAAAAAAGGCCCAAAGCACCATCCTGTTACATGGAGCACAGCTTCTGCTCTGTATGTTGTCCTACATTACTGCTGTCATAGACAAGATGTTTGTCCCACTTATGCCAGTTGATCGGGCAAAACTAACCTTTTTAAATTATCTTCTAACAAACATAGTACCACGACTGCTTACCCCGTTGATTTATGGTGTTCGCGATAAACTTTTTTACAAACACATGAAGGGGATTTTTTCATGCAGATTGTTCATTGTAAAGGTTGAATCAATCAAACAATGAGGAAAAAGGTCATCAGATGTTTCATAGAAACACATCATTAATGGCTATACAACATAAAGCATGCATAATTCTTTATGTATCAGATACATGTTTTGCAACACTGatgtaaatgttacatttaatcaaatgtaCAGCCACATTGTTATGCCATAAATTATCAGTGTTCtctagtttttttaatgttttgttcatcATTAAATGTTTTCCATGGTTTAATATAACAAATGTCTCCATGTGTTAAATGGCCCATCTTGAAAATAAGGAATTGTGTTTACATTCAAACCTACAGTAAATAGTGTATTATGAGAAGTTTCATCTACATTTGTTTTATCAAAATGTTTCAGCTAAGCAGCGCACAGTGTAAATAGTGCAAAAATGTGTTAtacaaagtaaaattaaaatcttgcATGAagaataaatgcaatatcatcgacaaaacaaacaaacaaacaaacaaaaaaacagtttaagttTAGTAGTTTAGGGCCGGATAGCACTGCATTTTATTaagttgcatttaaatttaaaagtatttttaccaCTCCTGTTTTTATCCAATGCAACATTTTGGACGATATGCATTTACAAGCATTAAATCTGCTTCAGATGTAAGCAATTACATACTAGACAACTCTaaatcacaaaaacacatacaggcAGGCACATACATTCAGCCAAGATATACTGACCCCATGTGGTCATCATGAGAAGTCTAAGTACAAATTACATTACCAAAGTGCTGTTATGTTGAGTATTACCTAATTTTGCAGTTAGCAATAAATACGAATCCTATTTAGATACGTCTTATCAATGcagttataaaattatagtaggCTGTAGATGagcacagcagaaaaaaataacttggGTTGATATTAAAACCAGTACTGAAATATCATATAGATTTACcataataataaacatcttgaaaaagaaaatagtacaaCTAAtataatgctaacaacaacCACTGGAAcccatttgta from Labeo rohita strain BAU-BD-2019 chromosome 6, IGBB_LRoh.1.0, whole genome shotgun sequence carries:
- the or90b1 gene encoding odorant receptor 137-2 → MNATMFLYSVQEKYIDAFAKNFTIVLLGVITMSINGMFVLTFFRSSVLYNDPRYILYIHLVINDMLMVFFSVSLVVMAYAWQNVPLPFCISLLIITATAHKNTPLTLAGMAIERYIAICKPLHHHQICTVRRTYILISLIWGVGVIPGLTDLILLSIVRPLSVFSTAASCSVTILYNTPYHEIQSRFMNGLYSSVVWVILVFTYCQVLVTARKASTDKSSAKKAQSTILLHGAQLLLCMLSYITAVIDKMFVPLMPVDRAKLTFLNYLLTNIVPRLLTPLIYGVRDKLFYKHMKGIFSCRLFIVKVESIKQ